One window of Botrimarina mediterranea genomic DNA carries:
- a CDS encoding zinc ribbon domain-containing protein, with the protein MAINVTCPSCLKRFNVADEHAGKTGPCPACKKPITIPKLDEQVVIHAPKPEGPTDSKGRSVLKTVRRSDGAFDPLVATGVAGVALLSLLAAFLLQGDDNAIWWWAGMCVLLGPLVAWAGYGFLRDSEIEPYTGGMLWLRAAAAGAVFALSWYVYYHLAGVLGESDWLTTGLETWQMLVAGGIAVGIATFASFVALDLEPFMAFFHCSLYFVVTVLLRVVMALPVLPGLVTGDAG; encoded by the coding sequence ATGGCGATCAATGTCACTTGTCCGAGCTGTTTGAAACGTTTCAACGTCGCCGACGAGCACGCCGGCAAGACCGGGCCGTGCCCCGCTTGCAAGAAGCCGATCACCATCCCGAAGCTCGACGAGCAGGTGGTGATCCACGCCCCGAAGCCGGAGGGGCCCACCGACTCGAAGGGGCGTTCGGTCCTCAAGACGGTCCGACGCAGTGACGGCGCGTTCGACCCGCTAGTGGCGACCGGCGTCGCCGGGGTTGCTCTCCTCTCGCTGCTGGCGGCGTTCCTGCTTCAGGGTGACGATAACGCCATCTGGTGGTGGGCGGGGATGTGCGTGCTGCTAGGGCCGCTCGTCGCTTGGGCAGGCTATGGCTTCCTCCGAGATTCCGAGATCGAACCCTACACCGGTGGCATGCTGTGGCTCCGCGCTGCCGCCGCTGGCGCCGTGTTCGCGCTGTCGTGGTACGTCTATTACCACCTGGCTGGTGTCCTCGGCGAATCGGACTGGCTGACGACGGGCCTCGAGACCTGGCAGATGCTCGTCGCCGGCGGCATCGCGGTAGGCATCGCGACATTCGCGTCGTTCGTCGCGCTCGACCTCGAACCCTTCATGGCGTTCTTCCACTGCTCGCTGTACTTCGTCGTCACCGTGTTGCTACGGGTGGTGATGGCGCTGCCGGTGCTGCCGGGGTTGGTGACAGGGGATGCGGGGTAG
- a CDS encoding acetolactate synthase, giving the protein MSIGDGSATQDLTARGHDYPAIRQFTVFLENRVGQLMSVVRRFEGSNVRIVALTISDSTECALVRFLLSDPEAGREILERAGLAIVESDLIGVELPMTNQPMLQICTALLAAEINITQVYPLLVRPNGRPAVALMVDNIEQAVDTLLSKGFHTINEDELKAFDPMA; this is encoded by the coding sequence ATGAGCATCGGCGACGGCTCGGCCACCCAGGACCTGACCGCCCGCGGGCACGATTATCCCGCCATCCGGCAGTTCACCGTGTTCCTCGAGAACCGTGTGGGCCAGCTGATGAGCGTCGTGCGTCGTTTCGAAGGGAGCAACGTGCGGATCGTCGCCCTGACGATCAGCGACTCGACCGAGTGCGCCCTGGTGCGGTTCCTGCTCAGCGACCCCGAAGCGGGCCGCGAAATCCTCGAGCGCGCCGGCTTGGCGATCGTCGAGTCCGACCTGATCGGCGTCGAGCTGCCGATGACCAATCAGCCGATGCTGCAAATCTGCACCGCGCTGTTGGCGGCGGAGATCAACATCACGCAGGTCTACCCGCTGCTGGTGCGTCCCAACGGTAGGCCCGCGGTGGCGTTGATGGTGGACAACATCGAGCAAGCGGTCGATACGCTGCTCTCCAAGGGGTTCCACACGATCAACGAGGACGAACTGAAAGCGTTCGACCCGATGGCCTGA